A genomic region of Leptolyngbya sp. NIES-2104 contains the following coding sequences:
- a CDS encoding sorbosone dehydrogenase family protein → MLTRFSKGAIAALFAIATLSSCTAPASQSTSEPHSAQASTPNRNIRTEVLNPEPIRIDLAQLPQPNESNTASKPPTVVPVPDNPILRVPVGFTVNVFAEGLDRPRWLTLAPNGDVLVTETRRNQITRLQHRDGAVFSRRPFATAENGLNLPFGMTFAGDSFYVANTDAVLRFPYANDRISGRGEKIAELPGQGYNQHWTRNVVTSPDGQRLFVSIGSRSNADEEPLPRASVQVMNLDGSDRRTFASGLRNPVGLDFNPATGALFATVNERDQLGDGLVPDYLTQVDENAFYGWPYAYLTPDRLDPRHVKENGKSTRPDLAAKTRTPDVLFEAHSAALGLRFYTGNTFPEKYRNGAFVAFRGSWNRSSGTGYKLVFVPFSDGRPTGQYEDFLTGFLLDPKAPTTWGRPVGLLVLNDGSLIFTDEANNRIYRVQYTGK, encoded by the coding sequence ATGCTGACTCGTTTTTCTAAAGGTGCGATCGCTGCACTGTTCGCGATCGCGACGTTGAGTTCCTGTACGGCTCCGGCTTCTCAAAGCACGTCCGAACCGCATTCGGCACAAGCCTCCACACCAAACCGCAACATCCGCACAGAAGTTCTCAACCCCGAACCGATTCGCATTGACCTCGCCCAACTCCCTCAACCGAATGAGTCGAATACCGCCTCCAAACCGCCTACAGTCGTTCCGGTTCCTGATAATCCCATTCTTAGAGTTCCAGTTGGCTTTACTGTCAATGTGTTTGCAGAAGGACTCGATCGACCCCGTTGGCTGACGCTGGCTCCCAATGGTGATGTTCTCGTGACCGAAACTCGCAGAAATCAGATCACCCGCTTGCAGCATCGAGACGGCGCGGTTTTTAGCCGTAGACCCTTCGCCACCGCTGAAAACGGCTTAAATTTACCCTTTGGAATGACCTTTGCGGGCGACTCGTTTTATGTCGCGAATACCGATGCCGTGTTGCGATTCCCCTATGCGAACGATCGCATTTCAGGACGCGGTGAAAAAATCGCGGAACTTCCCGGACAAGGCTACAACCAGCACTGGACGAGAAACGTGGTCACTTCTCCCGATGGACAAAGATTATTCGTTTCAATCGGATCTCGATCGAATGCCGATGAAGAACCATTACCCAGAGCTTCAGTTCAGGTGATGAACTTAGACGGCAGCGATCGACGCACCTTCGCTTCTGGTTTACGTAATCCCGTTGGACTCGACTTTAATCCAGCTACCGGAGCACTTTTCGCCACAGTCAACGAACGGGATCAGCTTGGAGATGGACTCGTTCCTGATTATCTCACTCAAGTCGATGAAAACGCCTTCTACGGTTGGCCCTATGCCTATCTCACCCCCGATCGACTCGATCCCCGACATGTAAAAGAAAATGGAAAAAGCACCCGTCCCGATCTCGCCGCCAAAACGCGCACCCCAGATGTTTTATTTGAGGCGCATTCTGCCGCATTAGGACTACGTTTTTACACCGGAAACACCTTCCCAGAAAAATATCGAAATGGAGCCTTCGTTGCGTTCCGGGGATCGTGGAATCGCTCTTCAGGAACCGGGTATAAACTTGTATTCGTCCCCTTCAGCGACGGTCGCCCCACCGGACAATATGAAGATTTTCTCACCGGATTTTTGCTCGATCCGAAAGCTCCCACCACTTGGGGTAGACCCGTTGGTTTATTGGTTCTCAACGATGGCAGTCTCATCTTCACCGATGAAGCCAATAATCGAATTTACCGCGTTCAATATACTGGCAAATAA
- a CDS encoding sulfate ABC transporter substrate-binding protein — protein sequence MRGWRFEIDWARFAQAFQRIWAKQSLRKSVSLFVVGATLSFAIAACSSGNNASNPTAGGNASPVANQSRDVELTLVGYAIPKAAHDAIIPKFVEQWKRDKGQNVTFKQSYGGSGSQTRAIIDGLEADITHLALAADTGKLVKAGLVNADWETKAPNNGTVAKTVAAIVTRPGNPKGIKTFQDLTRSDVKWVTPDPKTSGGARWNFLVLWNDALKRNNNDEAKAKEFVAQAYKNVAVLAKDAREATDAFSKQGQGDALIQYENEVILAKQKGEQLDYVAPDTNISIDTPIAIVDKNVDKHGTREVAEAFVKYLFTPEAQAEFLKLGFRPLDAASAAKADTAKLPEVETLASIKDFGGWDAAQKKFFEDGGVFDQTLASAKQ from the coding sequence ATGAGAGGTTGGCGGTTTGAGATCGATTGGGCGAGATTTGCTCAGGCATTTCAGAGGATATGGGCGAAGCAGTCGTTGAGAAAGTCGGTTTCGCTGTTTGTGGTCGGAGCGACGCTGAGTTTTGCGATCGCAGCGTGCAGCAGTGGTAATAATGCTTCAAATCCAACGGCTGGAGGAAACGCGAGTCCGGTTGCAAATCAGAGCCGAGATGTCGAATTAACGCTCGTGGGATACGCGATTCCGAAGGCGGCTCATGATGCAATTATTCCAAAGTTTGTCGAGCAGTGGAAACGCGATAAAGGTCAGAACGTGACCTTCAAGCAGAGCTACGGCGGTTCCGGTTCTCAAACTCGTGCGATCATTGACGGTTTGGAAGCAGACATTACTCACTTGGCATTAGCAGCGGATACTGGAAAGCTGGTGAAAGCAGGACTAGTAAATGCTGATTGGGAAACTAAAGCACCGAACAATGGAACGGTTGCGAAGACAGTTGCCGCGATCGTGACTCGTCCTGGCAATCCCAAAGGAATTAAGACCTTCCAAGATCTAACTCGCAGCGACGTGAAGTGGGTGACTCCTGATCCGAAAACTTCGGGCGGTGCACGTTGGAACTTCTTGGTGCTGTGGAACGATGCACTGAAGCGGAACAACAACGATGAAGCTAAAGCAAAAGAATTTGTGGCGCAGGCTTACAAAAACGTAGCAGTGTTGGCGAAAGATGCGCGTGAAGCGACCGATGCGTTCTCGAAGCAAGGTCAAGGTGATGCGCTGATTCAATATGAGAATGAAGTGATTCTCGCCAAGCAGAAAGGTGAACAGCTTGATTATGTGGCTCCGGACACGAATATTTCGATCGATACTCCGATCGCGATCGTGGATAAGAACGTGGATAAACACGGCACTCGCGAAGTCGCAGAAGCATTTGTGAAATACTTGTTTACTCCAGAAGCTCAGGCTGAATTTCTCAAGCTCGGCTTCCGTCCGCTCGATGCCGCTTCCGCAGCGAAAGCGGATACAGCTAAGTTACCTGAAGTGGAGACCTTGGCATCGATCAAGGACTTTGGCGGTTGGGATGCCGCGCAGAAGAAATTCTTTGAAGATGGTGGCGTGTTTGATCAAACGTTAGCCTCCGCGAAACAGTAA
- the cysT gene encoding sulfate ABC transporter permease subunit CysT, producing the protein MVASSPTGSEKIPAWKVFLRSIVQTPWTWRIMIGYLTIMLFVPVIAMLLKASTTGFERFWSIATSPIALATYDITFTTSLIAALINGVFGTLIAWVLVRYDFPLKRFVDASVDLPFALPTAVAGLTLATVYSENGWIGSLFAPFGIKIAFTRLGVGIAMVFISLPFVIRTVQPVLAEMEKETEEAAWSLGASEWETFRHVILPPLLPAILTGVALGFSRAVGEYGSTVIISSNTPFRDLIAPVLIFQRLEQYDYAGATVIGVVLLFISLLMLLGLNFLQAWGRRYDNNSSSRRVGH; encoded by the coding sequence ATGGTTGCTTCCAGTCCTACGGGGTCTGAGAAAATCCCAGCTTGGAAAGTATTTTTGAGGTCGATCGTGCAAACGCCTTGGACGTGGCGGATTATGATCGGCTATCTCACGATTATGCTGTTTGTTCCAGTGATCGCGATGTTGTTGAAAGCATCGACCACGGGATTTGAGCGATTTTGGAGTATTGCCACAAGTCCGATCGCGTTGGCGACGTATGACATTACGTTTACGACTTCACTGATTGCAGCTTTGATCAATGGCGTGTTTGGCACGCTGATTGCTTGGGTGCTGGTGCGGTACGACTTTCCGCTGAAGCGATTTGTCGATGCGTCGGTGGATTTGCCGTTTGCACTTCCGACAGCAGTTGCGGGTTTAACGCTGGCAACGGTGTATAGCGAAAATGGATGGATTGGTTCGCTGTTTGCGCCGTTTGGCATTAAGATTGCCTTCACTCGGTTGGGGGTTGGGATCGCGATGGTCTTTATCTCTTTGCCGTTTGTGATTCGGACGGTGCAACCTGTCTTAGCGGAAATGGAGAAAGAAACTGAAGAAGCGGCTTGGAGCTTGGGCGCGTCGGAGTGGGAGACGTTTCGCCATGTGATTTTGCCGCCGTTGCTGCCTGCGATTTTGACCGGAGTTGCATTAGGGTTCTCTCGTGCGGTCGGTGAGTATGGCTCGACTGTGATTATTTCTTCTAATACACCGTTTCGAGATCTGATCGCGCCTGTGTTGATTTTTCAGCGGTTAGAACAATACGATTATGCGGGTGCAACTGTGATCGGCGTTGTTCTATTATTCATTTCGCTGTTGATGCTGTTGGGCTTGAACTTTTTGCAAGCTTGGGGCAGACGATATGACAATAATTCTTCGAGTAGACGGGTAGGACATTAG
- the cysW gene encoding sulfate ABC transporter permease subunit CysW, with protein MSTIVESPRTREKAAGKKIEWVPVVLITIAIAFLALIIYIPAINVFYQAFRKGVGPFLANIRQPNFLVAVRLTVLLALISVPINTIFGLCAAWALARKQFRGRTLLLSIIDLPFAISPVVAGLMLVLLYGRNGWFGPLLDAADIRIIFAFPGMALATMFVSLPFVAREVIPVLEEIGPEQEEAASTLGANNWQTFWRVTLPSIRWGLLYGLILTNARAMGEFGAVSVVSGNIAGKTQSLPLFVEEEYKQYATESAYSAAVLLALLAVVTLVVKEIMQRKTKGQEE; from the coding sequence ATGAGTACGATCGTAGAATCACCCCGGACAAGAGAGAAAGCAGCGGGGAAGAAAATCGAATGGGTTCCGGTCGTGCTGATTACGATCGCGATCGCGTTTCTCGCACTGATTATTTATATTCCGGCGATCAATGTCTTTTATCAAGCGTTTAGAAAGGGCGTTGGTCCGTTTCTGGCAAATATTCGGCAGCCGAACTTTCTTGTCGCCGTGAGATTGACGGTCTTGCTGGCTTTGATCTCAGTGCCGATCAATACGATTTTTGGACTGTGTGCAGCTTGGGCACTGGCACGAAAACAGTTTCGAGGTCGAACTTTACTGCTCAGTATCATCGATCTACCGTTTGCGATTTCTCCGGTAGTTGCGGGTTTGATGCTGGTTTTGCTGTATGGGCGCAATGGGTGGTTTGGCCCACTGTTGGATGCTGCGGATATCAGGATTATTTTTGCGTTTCCAGGGATGGCACTCGCAACGATGTTTGTGAGCTTGCCGTTTGTGGCGCGTGAAGTGATTCCGGTGCTTGAAGAGATTGGACCGGAACAGGAAGAAGCAGCGAGTACTTTGGGGGCGAATAACTGGCAGACATTCTGGAGGGTGACGCTTCCGAGTATTCGTTGGGGATTGCTGTATGGTTTGATTTTGACGAATGCGAGAGCGATGGGCGAATTTGGTGCGGTGTCGGTTGTTTCCGGTAACATCGCGGGTAAAACTCAGAGTTTGCCACTGTTTGTGGAAGAAGAATACAAGCAGTATGCAACTGAATCAGCTTATTCGGCTGCGGTTTTGCTGGCGTTGTTGGCTGTGGTGACGCTGGTTGTGAAAGAGATCATGCAGCGTAAGACTAAAGGACAAGAAGAATGA
- a CDS encoding NUDIX domain-containing protein, whose product MKHRIRSAGLVVRADEILLVAHKSPITGETTWVPPGGGIEREDESIFACAAREIFEETGLTASLSRIAYVREFYHAPSDTRSCEFFCVVDRFSGTPTIEHLPPTSPDSDWITELRWFKQHELNQIIVYPEELRDRFWQDLKADFPTVHYLGLQSRQ is encoded by the coding sequence ATGAAACACCGAATTCGATCGGCAGGTTTAGTCGTCCGAGCCGATGAAATCCTATTAGTCGCGCACAAATCTCCCATCACCGGAGAAACAACCTGGGTTCCTCCCGGTGGCGGCATCGAGCGGGAAGACGAATCCATTTTTGCCTGTGCCGCTCGTGAAATCTTTGAAGAAACGGGACTCACCGCAAGCTTATCGAGAATTGCTTATGTCCGAGAGTTTTACCACGCTCCATCAGACACCCGAAGCTGTGAATTCTTTTGTGTCGTCGATCGCTTTTCAGGAACGCCTACGATCGAACATCTTCCTCCCACTTCACCCGATTCCGATTGGATCACCGAGCTTCGATGGTTCAAGCAGCACGAACTCAATCAAATCATTGTCTATCCCGAAGAATTGCGCGATCGCTTTTGGCAAGATTTGAAAGCAGACTTTCCCACCGTTCACTATCTCGGACTACAATCGCGCCAATAA
- a CDS encoding type II toxin-antitoxin system RelE/ParE family toxin — MRRIRIRPTASADLDREAVNIATYAGVDAGLRFYDACDQAFSLLASQPKLGVRRDFGVTALAEMRSWKPKGFDDYLIFYRPIQGGIEILKIVQGSRDLPTLFAEFSEEQ, encoded by the coding sequence GTGAGACGAATTAGAATTCGACCAACTGCGAGTGCAGACCTCGATCGAGAAGCAGTGAATATCGCGACCTATGCAGGAGTCGATGCGGGACTGCGATTTTATGATGCCTGTGATCAAGCTTTCTCCCTATTAGCATCGCAACCAAAGCTTGGAGTCCGTCGAGATTTTGGTGTCACTGCTCTTGCTGAAATGCGATCATGGAAACCAAAAGGCTTCGATGATTACCTGATTTTCTATCGACCTATTCAAGGCGGAATCGAAATTTTGAAAATCGTGCAAGGGTCACGCGATCTGCCTACACTATTTGCTGAATTTTCAGAAGAACAATGA
- a CDS encoding L,D-transpeptidase, which translates to MPARIQNPSLPRALMTFCVLAGCTIAVLQLRRLPAIALPKIELPNFQTIIAPSPKPTPVIDTKLIVDLSDRRVRLYENRKLKATYPIAIGQEGWETPIGTFKVQQMYENPAWLHPITGEKIPPGSKDNPLGKRWIGFTSQDKLLIGFHGTTDYSLIGQAVSHGCLRMKNADVMALYKEIQVGTPVIVKK; encoded by the coding sequence ATGCCAGCAAGGATTCAAAATCCATCGCTTCCGAGAGCGCTAATGACCTTCTGTGTATTAGCGGGATGTACGATCGCAGTTTTACAATTGCGCCGATTACCTGCAATCGCGCTTCCGAAAATCGAATTGCCAAATTTCCAAACGATCATCGCCCCTAGTCCCAAACCCACTCCGGTCATTGACACGAAGTTGATTGTCGATTTGAGCGATCGTAGAGTCCGGCTGTACGAGAACAGAAAACTGAAAGCGACTTATCCAATTGCGATCGGGCAAGAAGGCTGGGAAACACCCATAGGCACATTTAAAGTGCAGCAAATGTACGAGAATCCCGCTTGGCTCCATCCGATTACAGGCGAAAAAATTCCACCCGGCAGTAAAGATAATCCATTGGGTAAACGCTGGATCGGCTTCACTTCACAAGACAAGCTACTCATCGGATTTCACGGCACAACAGATTATTCACTGATCGGGCAAGCCGTTTCACATGGCTGTCTCAGAATGAAAAATGCTGATGTGATGGCACTATATAAAGAGATCCAGGTCGGAACTCCGGTTATCGTGAAAAAATAA
- a CDS encoding sigma-70 family RNA polymerase sigma factor — translation MSQSLPVSWSSIEPKVLQSPVQAEKLSNYDLVLQCQTGHRPEKAVFSELMRRYQSHVDKVLYHLAPDWQDRADLAQEVWIRVYRNITRLNEPVKFRGWLSRIATNLFYDELRKRKRTATPLSLDAPLSLDDGEMDWEIAAATPGPDEDLTTREFYDQLNEAIADLPEVFRTTIVLREIEGMAYEEIAELTGVSLGTVKSRIARARHRLQSQLQQYLDGA, via the coding sequence ATGAGTCAGTCCCTTCCTGTATCCTGGTCATCGATCGAGCCAAAGGTTCTTCAGAGTCCAGTGCAAGCAGAAAAACTCTCCAATTACGATCTAGTGTTGCAGTGTCAGACCGGACATCGCCCGGAGAAAGCCGTCTTTTCGGAACTCATGCGGCGGTACCAGTCTCATGTCGATAAAGTTTTGTATCATCTTGCTCCGGATTGGCAAGACCGCGCTGATTTGGCTCAAGAAGTCTGGATTCGCGTGTACCGCAACATTACCCGCCTGAATGAACCGGTCAAATTCCGTGGGTGGCTCAGCCGGATCGCCACGAATTTGTTTTACGATGAACTTCGCAAGCGCAAGCGGACAGCTACGCCGCTTTCACTCGATGCCCCGTTGTCGCTGGACGATGGTGAAATGGATTGGGAAATTGCCGCCGCAACCCCTGGACCCGATGAAGATTTGACAACGCGGGAATTCTACGATCAGTTGAATGAAGCGATCGCGGATTTGCCTGAAGTTTTCCGCACGACGATCGTGCTCCGGGAAATCGAAGGCATGGCGTATGAAGAAATTGCAGAACTGACTGGCGTGTCGCTTGGAACCGTGAAATCGCGGATTGCTCGTGCACGTCATCGGTTACAGTCTCAACTGCAACAGTATCTTGACGGAGCGTAG
- a CDS encoding anti-sigma factor: MPPSPDSQLNARDRFELLSAYLDGEVTASERKQVEEWLSTDPSVQQLHARLLKLRSAFRSLPAPAPVQSVEKTVDQVLAKVDRRPRFRLVWGGAAIAAAFMGAVSLFSVRQPQIAEVNPPQQPAVQAQKQPTNPDDLMVALDRPVVSIKVANTQPGSRSRN, translated from the coding sequence ATGCCTCCTTCGCCCGATTCCCAGTTAAACGCCCGCGATCGCTTTGAGTTGCTTAGTGCCTATTTGGATGGGGAAGTGACTGCAAGTGAGCGCAAACAAGTTGAAGAATGGTTATCTACCGATCCGTCTGTCCAACAGCTTCATGCTCGCTTGTTGAAGCTTCGTTCTGCGTTTCGATCCCTTCCTGCTCCGGCTCCGGTTCAATCGGTTGAGAAGACTGTGGATCAGGTGTTGGCAAAGGTCGATCGTCGTCCAAGATTTCGATTGGTTTGGGGTGGAGCTGCGATCGCGGCTGCTTTTATGGGTGCGGTGTCGCTGTTTAGTGTTCGCCAGCCTCAGATTGCTGAAGTGAATCCGCCTCAACAGCCTGCGGTGCAAGCGCAAAAACAGCCGACGAATCCAGATGATTTGATGGTAGCGCTCGATCGTCCAGTAGTGTCGATCAAGGTTGCCAATACTCAACCGGGTTCGCGTAGTCGGAATTAA
- a CDS encoding DUF362 domain-containing protein codes for MNSAVSLLRATSYDLSELRAALETLLEPLGGMSAVVKLGDHVLLKPNLLTGARPGKECVTRPEIVYCVAKMVQEAGGKPFLGDSPAFGSAQGVAKASGYLPLIESIELPIVEFKGNRYETVGEEFNHLLLCKEAIEADVVINLPKVKSHMQLTVTMGVKNLFGCVPGKMKAWWHMEAGKDQSRFGTMLVETARTIDPDLTIVDGIIGHEGNGPSGGEPRELGVLGASRDVFALDRSIVDILKVAPATVPTIVASQRLGLCSTIDEIEFPHLHPNDLQIADWRLPDKMMPIDFGAPRVLKSTFKHLYIRFIKEPMTAYR; via the coding sequence ATGAATTCTGCTGTTAGTCTACTTCGCGCAACCTCCTACGATTTAAGTGAACTCCGGGCGGCGCTCGAAACCTTGCTTGAACCGCTAGGAGGGATGAGCGCAGTTGTGAAACTGGGCGATCACGTTTTACTCAAGCCGAATTTGCTCACGGGTGCACGTCCGGGAAAAGAATGCGTCACTCGCCCTGAAATCGTCTACTGTGTGGCGAAAATGGTGCAGGAAGCAGGCGGAAAGCCATTTCTCGGAGATAGTCCTGCATTTGGAAGCGCTCAGGGAGTGGCGAAAGCTAGCGGGTATCTGCCGTTAATTGAATCGATCGAGCTACCGATCGTGGAATTTAAAGGAAACCGCTACGAAACGGTTGGCGAAGAATTTAATCATTTATTGCTTTGTAAAGAAGCGATCGAAGCGGATGTCGTGATCAATTTGCCGAAGGTGAAATCTCACATGCAATTGACGGTCACGATGGGCGTGAAGAATCTATTTGGTTGTGTTCCAGGCAAGATGAAAGCTTGGTGGCATATGGAAGCTGGAAAAGATCAATCGCGCTTTGGCACGATGTTAGTCGAAACGGCGCGAACGATCGACCCGGATTTGACGATCGTCGATGGCATCATTGGGCATGAGGGGAATGGTCCGAGTGGGGGTGAACCGAGAGAATTAGGAGTGTTGGGAGCATCGCGGGATGTATTTGCGCTCGATCGCTCGATTGTGGACATTCTCAAGGTTGCTCCGGCGACTGTTCCCACGATCGTGGCAAGTCAGCGATTGGGATTGTGTTCAACGATCGACGAAATTGAGTTCCCGCATCTTCATCCGAATGATTTGCAAATCGCGGATTGGCGGTTGCCCGATAAGATGATGCCGATCGATTTTGGTGCGCCTCGTGTGCTGAAATCGACCTTCAAACATCTTTACATTCGATTTATCAAAGAACCAATGACCGCTTATCGCTAA
- the malQ gene encoding 4-alpha-glucanotransferase, protein MFQRSSGILLHPTSLPSQFGIGDLGRSAYEFVDFLAKSGQSLWQILPLAPTGYEHSPYTMNFSVFAGNPLMISLEQLAENGLLKPEELIPLEGSLEKVEFDRVIPYKTKLLKLAFDRFQPDADFDQFCEEQAAWLDDFTLFMALLEANPGKNWNQWDSEIARRDPTAIETISQTLKTPIQFHQFLQFKFFEQWMKLRRYANAKNIQIIGDISIYVCHNSSDVWAHPEIFKLDPETFEPTFIAGVPPDYFSATGQLWGNPVYDWNQLQKSNYEWWIQRFQTTLQYVDIVRVDHFRGFQAYWQVPAGEETAINGEWIEAPGAEFFETLGERLGRLPILAEDLGIITPEVEELRDRFDFPGMKILQFAFSDDATNTHLPHHYVQNCVVYPGTHDNDTAIGWWNTAPTQEKEFFAQYIGSHPDESTIHWLLVRMSFASVAVWAIPALQDILGLDGRSRMNDPSQYAGNWRWRYSSSELLADELAEKLRSMTACYGRLIR, encoded by the coding sequence ATGTTTCAGCGATCGAGCGGAATCCTTCTACATCCGACCAGTTTACCGAGTCAATTTGGCATCGGAGACTTGGGACGATCGGCGTATGAATTTGTTGATTTTTTAGCCAAAAGTGGTCAGTCTCTTTGGCAAATTTTACCTCTAGCACCGACAGGCTACGAACATTCGCCCTACACCATGAACTTTAGTGTGTTCGCTGGCAATCCTTTGATGATTAGCTTAGAACAGCTTGCTGAAAACGGATTACTCAAACCAGAGGAACTGATTCCGCTTGAAGGTAGCTTAGAAAAAGTAGAATTCGATCGCGTTATTCCCTACAAAACAAAGCTGTTAAAGCTTGCATTCGATCGCTTTCAACCTGACGCAGATTTTGATCAGTTCTGCGAAGAACAAGCGGCATGGCTCGATGATTTTACGTTGTTCATGGCATTGCTCGAAGCGAATCCGGGTAAGAATTGGAATCAATGGGATTCAGAAATTGCAAGACGTGATCCAACTGCGATCGAGACGATTTCCCAAACCTTAAAAACCCCCATCCAATTTCATCAGTTTCTACAGTTCAAGTTTTTTGAACAATGGATGAAACTCCGTCGATATGCGAATGCGAAGAACATTCAAATTATTGGTGATATCTCAATCTATGTTTGTCATAACAGTTCCGATGTTTGGGCGCATCCAGAGATTTTCAAGCTCGACCCGGAAACGTTTGAGCCGACCTTCATCGCGGGCGTTCCTCCGGACTATTTCAGTGCGACCGGACAGCTTTGGGGCAATCCAGTGTACGACTGGAATCAACTGCAAAAAAGCAACTATGAATGGTGGATTCAACGCTTTCAAACCACCTTGCAGTATGTAGACATTGTTCGAGTCGATCACTTTCGCGGCTTCCAAGCTTATTGGCAAGTTCCCGCAGGCGAAGAAACCGCTATCAATGGAGAATGGATCGAAGCACCGGGAGCCGAATTCTTTGAAACGTTGGGAGAGCGTTTAGGTCGATTGCCGATTCTGGCTGAAGACCTTGGAATCATTACCCCTGAAGTGGAAGAATTGCGCGATCGCTTCGATTTCCCCGGCATGAAAATTCTACAGTTTGCTTTCAGTGATGATGCTACCAACACTCATCTGCCGCATCACTATGTGCAAAACTGCGTCGTTTATCCTGGAACACACGATAACGATACTGCGATCGGCTGGTGGAACACTGCACCCACCCAGGAAAAAGAGTTTTTTGCTCAATACATCGGCTCTCATCCTGATGAATCCACAATTCATTGGCTGCTGGTCAGAATGTCATTTGCTTCTGTAGCGGTGTGGGCGATTCCAGCATTGCAAGACATTCTTGGACTCGATGGTCGATCGCGCATGAATGATCCGAGTCAATATGCTGGGAATTGGCGATGGCGGTATTCTAGCTCTGAGTTGCTAGCAGATGAACTGGCAGAGAAACTACGATCAATGACCGCTTGCTACGGTCGGCTCATCCGTTAG